Proteins encoded by one window of Sinorhizobium arboris LMG 14919:
- a CDS encoding acyl-CoA carboxylase subunit beta: protein MRAILEQVEARRAEARAGGGERRIAAQHGKGKLTARERIDVLLDEGSFEEYDMYVTHRSVDFGMAGQKIPGDGVVTGWGTINGRQVYVFSQDFTVLGGSLSETHAQKICKIMDMAARNGAPVIGLNDSGGARIQEGVASLAGYAEVFRRNAEVSGVIPQISVIMGPCAGGAVYSPAMTDFIFMVRDSSYMFVTGPDVVKTVTNEIVTAEELGGARTHTTKSSVADGAYENDIEALEHVRLLFDFLPLNNREKPPVRPFHDDPGRIEMRLDSLIPDSAVKPYDMKELILAIADEADFFELQASFARNIITGFIRIEGQTVGVVANQPMVLAGCLDIDSSRKAARFVRFCDAFSIPILTLVDVPGFLPGTSQEYGGVIKHGAKLLFAYSQATVPMVTLITRKAYGGAYDVMASKHIGADVNYAWPTAEIAVMGAKGATEILYRSELGDPEKIAARTKEYEERFANPFVAAERGFIDEVIMPHSSRRRIARAFASLRNKQVETRWRKHDTIPL, encoded by the coding sequence ATGCGTGCGATACTTGAGCAGGTGGAAGCCCGACGGGCCGAGGCGCGGGCGGGCGGCGGCGAACGCCGCATCGCTGCGCAGCACGGCAAGGGCAAGCTGACGGCCCGCGAGCGCATCGACGTGCTTCTGGACGAGGGCTCCTTCGAAGAATACGACATGTACGTGACGCATCGCAGCGTCGATTTCGGCATGGCTGGCCAGAAGATCCCAGGCGACGGCGTCGTCACCGGCTGGGGCACGATCAACGGCCGCCAGGTCTATGTCTTCAGCCAGGACTTCACGGTCCTCGGCGGCTCGCTCTCCGAGACGCATGCCCAGAAGATCTGCAAGATCATGGACATGGCCGCGCGCAACGGTGCGCCGGTGATCGGCCTCAACGATTCCGGCGGCGCCCGCATCCAGGAGGGTGTCGCCTCGCTCGCCGGCTATGCCGAGGTCTTCCGCCGCAACGCAGAGGTTTCGGGCGTCATTCCCCAGATTTCGGTGATCATGGGCCCCTGCGCCGGCGGCGCCGTCTACTCGCCGGCGATGACCGACTTTATCTTCATGGTGCGCGACAGTTCCTACATGTTCGTGACCGGCCCGGATGTCGTCAAGACGGTCACCAATGAGATCGTGACCGCGGAAGAGCTCGGCGGCGCCCGCACGCATACGACGAAATCCTCCGTCGCCGACGGCGCCTACGAAAACGACATAGAGGCGCTCGAACATGTGCGCCTGCTCTTCGATTTCCTGCCGCTCAACAACCGCGAGAAGCCGCCGGTCCGGCCCTTCCATGACGATCCGGGACGCATAGAGATGCGCCTCGACAGCCTGATCCCGGACAGTGCCGTCAAGCCATACGACATGAAGGAACTGATCCTCGCCATTGCCGACGAAGCCGATTTCTTCGAACTGCAGGCGAGCTTCGCCCGCAACATCATCACCGGCTTCATCCGCATCGAGGGCCAGACCGTCGGCGTCGTCGCCAACCAGCCGATGGTTCTCGCCGGCTGCCTCGACATCGATTCCTCGCGCAAGGCGGCCCGCTTCGTCCGCTTCTGCGACGCCTTCTCGATCCCGATCCTGACGCTGGTCGACGTGCCGGGCTTCCTGCCGGGCACGAGCCAGGAATATGGCGGCGTCATCAAGCACGGTGCCAAGCTGCTCTTCGCCTATAGCCAGGCGACGGTTCCCATGGTGACGCTGATCACGCGCAAGGCCTATGGTGGCGCCTATGACGTCATGGCATCCAAACACATAGGAGCCGACGTGAACTATGCCTGGCCGACGGCCGAGATCGCCGTGATGGGCGCCAAGGGCGCGACCGAGATACTCTACCGTTCCGAACTCGGCGATCCCGAGAAGATCGCAGCCCGGACGAAAGAATATGAAGAGCGCTTCGCCAATCCCTTCGTCGCCGCCGAGAGAGGCTTCATCGACGAGGTGATCATGCCGCACTCCTCCCGACGCCGCATCGCCCGCGCCTTCGCCTCCTTGCGCAACAAGCAGGTCGAGACCCGCTGGCGCAAACACGACACCATCCCGCTTTGA
- a CDS encoding acetyl-CoA carboxylase biotin carboxylase subunit, translated as MGHMFKKILIANRGEIACRIIRTAKTLGIPTVAVYSDADRDAMHVRMADGAVHIGPSPSSQSYIVIENILEAIRRTGADAVHPGYGFLSENAAFAEALEKEGVTFIGPPVRAIEAMGDKITSKKLAAEAGVSTVPGHMGLIEDADEAARIAAEIGFPVMIKASAGGGGKGMRIAWNEREAREGFQSSKNEAKSSFGDDRIFIEKFVTEPRHIEIQVLGDMHGNVVYLGERECSIQRRNQKVIEEAPSPFLDEKTRRAMGEQAVALAKAVGYYSAGTVEFIVDAGRNFYFLEMNTRLQVEHPVTELVTGLDLVEQMIRAAAGEKLAFAQKDVKLDGWAIESRLYAEDPYRNFLPSIGRLTRYRPPEEGAQADGTVIRNDTGVFEGGEISMYYDPMIAKLCTWGPDRPTAVRAMADALDAFEVEGIGHNLPFLAAVMQQERFREGRLTTAYIAEEFAGGFHGVAPDEASARRLAAVAVTVNQTLQERASRISGTIGNHRRVVGHAWVASLDGHEIQVTCEASADGTYVRFADGTSVSVATDWAPGRTRSAFNIDNQPMSVKVELAGTGIRLRWRGIDVVARVRSPRIAELARLMPKKLPPDTSKMLLCPMPGVVTSITVTAGETVEAGQAIAVVEAMKMENILRAEKRAVVKRVAIEAGASLAVDELIMEFE; from the coding sequence ATGGGACACATGTTCAAAAAGATCCTCATCGCCAATCGTGGTGAAATCGCCTGCCGCATCATCCGCACCGCGAAGACTCTCGGCATCCCGACCGTCGCGGTCTATTCGGATGCCGACCGCGACGCCATGCATGTGCGCATGGCGGACGGGGCCGTCCATATCGGCCCCTCCCCCTCCAGCCAGTCCTACATCGTCATCGAGAATATCCTCGAGGCGATCCGCAGGACCGGGGCGGATGCCGTGCATCCGGGCTACGGCTTCCTCTCCGAAAACGCCGCCTTCGCCGAGGCTTTGGAGAAGGAAGGCGTGACCTTCATCGGCCCGCCGGTCCGGGCGATCGAGGCGATGGGCGACAAGATCACTTCGAAGAAGCTCGCCGCCGAAGCGGGCGTCTCCACCGTTCCCGGCCACATGGGTCTGATCGAAGATGCGGACGAGGCCGCGCGCATCGCCGCTGAGATCGGCTTTCCGGTGATGATCAAGGCTTCCGCCGGCGGCGGCGGCAAGGGAATGCGGATCGCCTGGAACGAACGCGAGGCACGCGAGGGCTTCCAGTCGTCGAAGAACGAGGCGAAAAGCTCCTTCGGCGACGATCGCATCTTCATCGAAAAATTCGTCACCGAGCCCCGCCACATCGAAATCCAGGTGCTCGGCGACATGCATGGCAATGTCGTCTATCTCGGCGAGCGCGAATGCTCAATCCAGCGGCGGAACCAGAAGGTCATCGAAGAGGCGCCCTCGCCCTTCCTCGACGAGAAAACGCGCCGCGCCATGGGCGAGCAGGCGGTCGCGCTGGCAAAAGCCGTCGGTTATTATTCGGCCGGCACGGTCGAGTTCATCGTGGACGCCGGCCGCAACTTCTACTTCCTCGAAATGAACACGCGGCTGCAGGTCGAGCATCCGGTAACCGAACTCGTCACCGGACTCGATCTCGTCGAACAGATGATCCGCGCCGCGGCCGGAGAGAAGCTCGCTTTCGCCCAGAAAGACGTGAAGCTCGACGGCTGGGCCATCGAAAGCAGACTTTATGCGGAAGACCCCTACCGCAATTTCCTGCCCTCGATCGGCCGGCTTACGCGCTATCGCCCGCCGGAGGAAGGCGCGCAGGCGGACGGTACCGTCATCCGCAACGATACCGGCGTCTTCGAAGGCGGCGAGATCTCGATGTATTACGACCCGATGATCGCCAAGCTTTGTACCTGGGGACCGGACCGGCCGACGGCGGTCCGGGCGATGGCCGATGCGCTCGATGCATTCGAGGTAGAGGGCATCGGCCACAACCTGCCCTTCCTCGCAGCCGTCATGCAGCAGGAGCGTTTCCGTGAGGGACGGCTGACCACGGCCTACATTGCCGAGGAGTTTGCCGGCGGCTTTCACGGCGTGGCGCCGGATGAGGCATCCGCTCGGAGGCTCGCCGCCGTCGCGGTGACGGTCAACCAGACGCTGCAGGAGCGTGCCAGCCGGATTTCGGGCACCATCGGCAACCACCGCCGCGTCGTCGGCCATGCATGGGTGGCGAGCCTCGACGGGCACGAAATTCAGGTCACATGCGAAGCTTCCGCCGACGGTACCTATGTCCGCTTCGCCGACGGGACATCCGTGTCCGTCGCAACCGACTGGGCGCCCGGCCGCACCCGCAGCGCTTTCAACATCGACAATCAGCCCATGAGCGTGAAGGTCGAGCTTGCCGGCACCGGGATCCGGCTGCGCTGGCGCGGAATCGACGTCGTTGCACGGGTCAGAAGCCCGCGCATCGCCGAGCTCGCCCGGCTGATGCCGAAGAAGCTGCCGCCGGACACGTCGAAGATGCTGCTCTGCCCGATGCCGGGGGTGGTGACGTCGATCACGGTCACGGCCGGCGAAACGGTCGAGGCCGGACAGGCGATCGCCGTCGTCGAGGCGATGAAGATGGAAAACATTCTGAGAGCGGAAAAGCGTGCGGTCGTGAAGCGTGTGGCCATCGAAGCCGGCGCGAGCCTCGCGGTGGACGAGTTGATCATGGAGTTCGAGTGA
- the phnG gene encoding phosphonate C-P lyase system protein PhnG gives MNAAKTSDDQGVAQRREGMRLLARATLGELSAAWDAIDDKPEVAPVRGPETGLVMVRGKIGGGGDPFNLGEATVSRATVRLSTGEIGHGQLLGTDKARARFAAIFDALFQSAAHRASVEALHEQVAARLDAEDRRKAEETAATRVDFFTMVRGED, from the coding sequence ATGAACGCAGCGAAGACAAGTGACGATCAAGGCGTCGCTCAGCGCCGGGAAGGCATGCGGCTTCTGGCGCGCGCGACGCTCGGCGAACTTTCCGCGGCCTGGGACGCGATCGACGACAAGCCGGAGGTCGCGCCGGTGCGCGGTCCTGAAACCGGGCTCGTCATGGTGCGCGGCAAGATCGGCGGCGGCGGTGATCCTTTCAATCTGGGCGAGGCCACCGTTTCACGCGCCACCGTGCGGCTTTCGACCGGCGAGATCGGCCATGGGCAGCTGCTCGGCACCGACAAGGCACGCGCCCGCTTTGCAGCGATCTTCGACGCGCTCTTTCAGAGCGCAGCGCATCGCGCAAGCGTCGAGGCGCTGCACGAGCAGGTAGCCGCTCGCCTCGATGCGGAAGACCGTCGCAAGGCCGAGGAAACGGCCGCGACCCGCGTCGACTTCTTCACCATGGTCCGCGGAGAGGATTGA
- the scpA gene encoding methylmalonyl-CoA mutase — MSEKTIKDWEALAEKELKASPESLVWHTPEGIDIKPLYTSDDISGIGHLTSLPGFEPFVRGPRATMYAGRPWTIRQYAGFSTAEASNAFYRRNLAAGQQGVSVAFDLATHRGYDSDHPRVEGDVGKAGVAIDSVEDMKILFDGIPLDRISVSMTMNGAVIPILASFIVAGEEQGVSRDKLSGTIQNDILKEFMVRNTYIYPPEPSMRIVADIIEYTAKEMPRFNSISISGYHMQEAGATLVQELAFTLADGREYVRAALAKGLNVDDFAGRLSFFFAVGMNFFMEAAKLRAARLLWTRIMKEFKPEKASSLMLRTHCQTSGVSLQEQDPYNNIIRTAFEAMSAVLGGTQSLHTNSFDEAMALPTDFSARIARNTQLILQHETGVTKVADPLAGSYYVESLTNELAEKAWALIEEVEALGGMTKAVNAGLPKRLIEEAATRRQAAVDRAEEVIVGVNRYRLDNEQPIDILQIDNAAVRTAQVKRIEETRRRRDSQKMKQALEALADVARSGKGNLLAAAVEAARARATVGEITDAMREAFGDYTAIPEVVTDIYGKAYEGDPELGVLAGRLAEVTKRFGQKPKIMVAKLGQDGHDRGAKVIASAFGDIGFDVVAGPLFQTPEEAADLALAEEVTVVGVSSLAAGHRTLMPQLAEALKKRGGEDIIVVCGGVIPRQDYDYLMENGVTAVFGPGTQVLDAARAVLDLIEGKRRNV; from the coding sequence ATGAGCGAAAAAACCATCAAGGACTGGGAAGCCCTCGCCGAGAAGGAGCTGAAGGCCTCCCCCGAGAGCCTCGTCTGGCACACGCCCGAGGGCATCGACATCAAGCCGCTCTATACGAGCGACGACATCTCCGGCATCGGCCATCTGACCTCGCTCCCCGGATTCGAACCCTTCGTGCGCGGCCCCCGCGCCACCATGTATGCCGGCCGGCCCTGGACGATCCGGCAATATGCCGGTTTCTCGACGGCTGAGGCCTCCAACGCCTTCTACCGCAGGAACCTCGCTGCCGGTCAGCAGGGCGTCTCGGTCGCCTTCGACCTCGCCACACACCGCGGCTATGACAGCGACCACCCGCGTGTCGAGGGCGATGTCGGCAAGGCAGGGGTGGCGATCGACTCGGTGGAGGACATGAAGATCCTTTTCGACGGGATTCCGCTCGACAGGATCTCCGTTTCGATGACCATGAACGGCGCGGTGATCCCGATCCTCGCCTCCTTCATCGTCGCCGGCGAGGAACAGGGCGTGTCGCGCGACAAGCTGTCGGGAACCATCCAGAACGACATCCTCAAGGAGTTCATGGTCCGCAACACCTATATCTATCCGCCGGAACCCTCGATGCGGATCGTCGCCGACATCATCGAATACACGGCGAAGGAGATGCCGAGGTTCAATTCGATCTCGATCTCCGGCTATCACATGCAGGAGGCAGGCGCGACGCTCGTGCAGGAACTGGCCTTCACCCTTGCCGACGGGCGCGAATATGTGCGCGCAGCACTCGCCAAGGGGCTCAACGTCGACGATTTCGCCGGCCGGCTCTCCTTCTTCTTCGCGGTCGGCATGAACTTCTTCATGGAGGCGGCGAAGCTGCGCGCCGCGCGGCTCCTCTGGACGCGGATCATGAAGGAGTTCAAACCCGAGAAGGCGTCCTCCCTGATGCTGCGGACCCATTGCCAGACGTCCGGCGTCTCGCTCCAGGAACAGGACCCCTACAACAACATCATCCGCACCGCCTTCGAGGCGATGTCCGCCGTGCTCGGCGGCACGCAATCGCTTCACACCAATTCCTTCGACGAGGCGATGGCGCTTCCGACGGATTTCTCCGCCCGTATCGCTCGCAATACGCAGTTGATCTTGCAGCACGAGACCGGCGTGACGAAGGTCGCCGATCCGCTTGCCGGCTCCTACTACGTCGAAAGCCTGACGAACGAGCTCGCCGAAAAGGCCTGGGCCCTGATCGAGGAAGTGGAGGCGCTGGGGGGCATGACGAAGGCAGTCAATGCCGGCCTGCCGAAGCGGCTGATCGAGGAGGCCGCGACCCGGCGTCAGGCGGCCGTCGACCGCGCCGAGGAGGTTATCGTCGGCGTCAACAGGTACCGGCTCGATAACGAGCAACCGATCGACATTCTCCAGATCGACAACGCCGCGGTTCGGACGGCACAGGTCAAGCGCATCGAGGAGACCAGGCGGCGCCGGGACTCGCAGAAGATGAAGCAAGCGCTGGAAGCGCTGGCCGATGTGGCGCGCAGCGGCAAGGGAAATCTGCTCGCAGCCGCGGTCGAGGCTGCCCGGGCGCGCGCCACCGTCGGTGAAATCACCGACGCCATGCGCGAGGCTTTCGGCGATTACACCGCCATTCCGGAAGTCGTCACCGATATCTACGGCAAGGCTTACGAAGGCGATCCGGAACTCGGCGTACTCGCCGGGCGGCTCGCCGAAGTGACGAAGCGCTTCGGCCAGAAGCCGAAGATCATGGTGGCCAAGCTCGGCCAGGATGGGCACGACCGCGGCGCCAAGGTGATCGCATCCGCCTTCGGCGATATCGGCTTCGATGTCGTCGCAGGCCCCTTGTTCCAGACGCCGGAGGAAGCCGCCGATCTGGCGCTCGCCGAAGAGGTCACCGTTGTCGGCGTTTCATCGCTTGCCGCCGGCCACAGGACGCTGATGCCGCAACTCGCAGAGGCGCTGAAGAAGCGCGGCGGCGAGGACATCATCGTCGTCTGCGGCGGTGTCATCCCTCGGCAGGACTATGATTATCTGATGGAAAATGGCGTCACCGCGGTCTTCGGCCCCGGCACCCAAGTACTCGACGCCGCGCGCGCCGTACTGGATCTGATCGAAGGCAAGCGGCGAAACGTGTAG
- a CDS encoding helix-turn-helix domain-containing protein yields MAIGKLYIGRKVRDLRDGKRLTQGQFAERIGISTSYLNQIENNQRPVSAAVLLALAEKFQIDIAELSSGESDRLLSALSEALSDPLFETYSPSLQELKLVAQNAPGLAHALISCHQAYRRNSEQLASIDDTIGRGASFVETTPYEEVRDFFHFVDNYIHEIDMLAETLADGLGLGDGDNHAALAAYLEARHGVRVVRGAAGDEAIRRFDPRARVLTLNPYAPAATRDFQLALQIAQLHAREEIDRVAGSAGFRTEEAYEICRIGLQNYFAGALILPYQPFLKAARELRHDMELLAARFGASLEQVCHRLSTLQRPGQKGIPIFFARIDRAGNITKRHSAAKLQFARFGAACPLWNVHQAFETPGRIIRQLAETPDGVRYLCLATQITKGGGGYRAAHPRYALALGCEISYADAFVYADDMDLGNRAAYDPIGISCRICERTRCASRAVPPLKRKLIVDHDMRGALPYRLSES; encoded by the coding sequence ATGGCGATCGGCAAGCTTTATATCGGCCGCAAGGTCAGGGATCTGAGGGATGGCAAGCGGCTGACCCAGGGGCAGTTCGCCGAGCGCATAGGCATTTCGACGAGCTACCTCAACCAGATCGAGAACAACCAGCGGCCCGTCTCTGCGGCGGTGCTTCTGGCGCTCGCGGAGAAGTTCCAGATCGACATCGCCGAGCTTTCCTCCGGCGAAAGCGACCGGCTTCTGTCGGCGTTGTCGGAGGCCTTGAGCGATCCCCTGTTCGAGACATACTCGCCGAGCCTGCAGGAGCTGAAGCTCGTCGCGCAGAACGCGCCGGGGCTCGCACATGCGCTGATCTCCTGTCACCAAGCCTATCGGCGCAACAGCGAACAGCTCGCCAGCATAGACGATACGATCGGCCGCGGCGCTTCCTTCGTGGAGACGACGCCTTACGAAGAGGTGCGCGACTTCTTCCACTTCGTCGACAACTACATTCACGAGATCGACATGCTTGCCGAGACGCTTGCGGACGGTCTCGGCCTCGGCGACGGCGACAACCACGCGGCCCTCGCCGCCTATCTGGAAGCGCGCCACGGGGTGCGCGTCGTCCGCGGCGCGGCCGGCGACGAGGCGATCCGCCGTTTCGATCCGCGCGCCCGTGTACTGACGCTCAATCCTTATGCGCCGGCGGCCACGCGCGACTTCCAGCTTGCATTGCAGATCGCCCAGCTGCACGCCCGCGAGGAGATCGACCGGGTGGCGGGAAGCGCCGGATTCCGGACCGAGGAAGCCTATGAGATCTGTCGAATCGGCCTGCAGAATTATTTCGCCGGCGCGCTGATCCTGCCCTACCAGCCGTTCCTGAAAGCCGCGCGCGAGTTGCGCCATGACATGGAGCTCCTCGCAGCCCGTTTCGGCGCCTCTCTGGAACAGGTCTGCCATCGGCTTTCGACGCTCCAGCGGCCAGGCCAGAAGGGCATCCCGATCTTCTTCGCGCGGATCGACCGGGCCGGCAACATCACCAAGCGCCACAGCGCCGCCAAGCTGCAATTCGCCCGTTTCGGCGCGGCCTGTCCGCTCTGGAACGTGCACCAGGCCTTCGAGACCCCTGGCCGGATCATTCGCCAGCTTGCCGAGACTCCGGATGGCGTGCGCTATCTCTGTCTTGCGACCCAGATCACCAAGGGCGGCGGCGGTTACCGGGCCGCCCATCCGCGCTATGCGCTGGCGCTCGGCTGTGAGATCTCCTACGCCGACGCCTTCGTCTATGCGGACGACATGGATCTCGGCAATCGCGCCGCTTACGATCCGATCGGCATTTCCTGCCGCATTTGCGAGCGCACCAGATGCGCAAGTCGCGCCGTGCCGCCGCTCAAGCGCAAGCTGATTGTCGACCATGACATGCGCGGCGCACTGCCGTATCGTTTGAGTGAGAGCTGA
- a CDS encoding isobutyryl-CoA dehydrogenase — protein sequence MDFRLSEEQEAIRTMALDFARDEIAPHAVDWDQQKHFPVETLRAAAALGMAGIYVRDDVGGTGLTRLDAAMIIEALATGCPAIASFVSIHNMCAGMIDRYGTDEQRRRLLPPLLTMGVLASYCLTEPGSGSDAAALKTKAVREGDAYLLTGQKQFISGAGESGLYIVMARTGEEGPKGISAFIVEKEASGLTFGANEKKMGWHAQPTRAVMLDNVRVPLANRLGAEGEGFRIAMAGLDGGRLNIAAASLGGAQSAFDKALAYAQERRAFGKAIGEFQALQFRLADMATDLEIARTFLWRAASALDAADAEATKLCAMAKRFVTDRCFAVANDALQLHGGYGYLAEYGVEKIVRDLRVHQILEGTNEIMRLIVSRAIMGRK from the coding sequence ATGGATTTTCGCCTGTCGGAGGAACAGGAGGCCATCCGCACGATGGCGCTCGATTTTGCGCGGGATGAGATCGCGCCCCACGCCGTCGACTGGGATCAGCAGAAGCATTTTCCGGTGGAGACGTTGCGCGCGGCGGCTGCGCTCGGAATGGCCGGCATCTATGTCCGCGACGATGTCGGCGGAACGGGACTTACCCGCCTCGACGCGGCAATGATCATCGAGGCGCTCGCGACCGGCTGCCCGGCGATCGCCTCTTTCGTTTCGATCCACAATATGTGCGCCGGTATGATCGACCGCTACGGCACGGACGAGCAGCGCCGCCGCCTGCTTCCGCCGCTTCTCACGATGGGGGTTCTGGCGAGCTACTGCCTGACGGAGCCCGGCTCCGGCTCGGACGCGGCCGCACTCAAGACAAAGGCGGTGCGCGAGGGCGACGCCTACCTGCTTACCGGCCAGAAACAGTTCATTTCCGGCGCCGGCGAGTCCGGCCTCTATATCGTCATGGCTCGCACTGGCGAGGAGGGGCCGAAGGGTATCTCCGCCTTTATCGTCGAGAAGGAAGCTTCGGGGCTCACCTTCGGTGCCAACGAGAAGAAGATGGGCTGGCATGCCCAGCCGACGCGGGCAGTGATGCTCGACAATGTTCGCGTTCCCCTGGCGAACCGCCTTGGGGCGGAGGGCGAGGGCTTCAGGATCGCCATGGCCGGCCTCGACGGCGGCCGGCTCAACATCGCCGCCGCTTCGCTTGGCGGCGCGCAATCCGCTTTCGACAAGGCGCTCGCCTATGCTCAGGAAAGGCGGGCTTTCGGAAAGGCGATCGGCGAATTCCAGGCGCTGCAGTTCCGCCTTGCCGATATGGCGACGGACCTCGAAATCGCCCGGACCTTCCTCTGGCGGGCGGCCTCCGCGCTCGATGCGGCGGATGCGGAGGCGACGAAGCTCTGCGCCATGGCCAAACGTTTTGTCACGGATCGCTGCTTTGCTGTCGCCAATGACGCACTGCAATTGCATGGCGGCTACGGCTATCTCGCCGAGTACGGAGTCGAGAAGATTGTCCGCGACCTGAGGGTGCACCAGATACTCGAAGGTACCAACGAGATCATGCGGCTGATCGTGTCGCGTGCGATCATGGGACGGAAATAG
- the phnF gene encoding phosphonate metabolism transcriptional regulator PhnF yields the protein MVAKVVERQMGVALWRQIADRIRLAISNGDYDATGMVPPETALASEFGVNRHTVRSALAALAEEGLVRAVQGRGTMIERKDRVSYPISRRTRFSQGLGRQVREIGTELLGHRQVSASGEIAAALGVPPGTPLIELSTVSSGDGRPLSTAVSYYPAERFARMANEYARLGSVTKAFAEHGLDDYVRVSTEIVARHAEAEELSLLKLSPGAIVMETQSVNADLEGRPVEYSRTRFAADRMKLRIET from the coding sequence ATGGTGGCGAAGGTCGTCGAACGGCAGATGGGCGTGGCGCTATGGCGGCAGATTGCCGACAGGATACGGCTCGCGATCAGCAACGGCGACTATGACGCGACCGGCATGGTGCCGCCGGAGACGGCCCTTGCATCGGAATTCGGCGTCAATCGCCATACGGTCCGCAGCGCGCTGGCCGCACTCGCGGAGGAAGGACTGGTGCGCGCGGTGCAGGGGCGCGGCACGATGATCGAGCGCAAGGATCGTGTGAGCTATCCGATCTCGCGGCGCACTCGCTTCTCGCAAGGTCTCGGCCGCCAGGTGAGGGAAATCGGAACAGAGCTCCTGGGGCATCGCCAAGTGTCGGCAAGCGGCGAAATTGCCGCTGCGCTTGGCGTCCCCCCGGGCACCCCTCTCATTGAGCTCAGCACCGTCAGCAGCGGCGACGGGCGGCCGCTTTCAACGGCGGTCAGCTATTACCCCGCCGAGCGTTTTGCGAGGATGGCGAACGAATATGCGCGGCTCGGCTCGGTCACCAAGGCCTTTGCCGAGCATGGGCTCGACGACTACGTCCGTGTCTCGACGGAGATCGTCGCGCGGCACGCGGAGGCAGAGGAACTCTCGCTTCTGAAACTCTCGCCGGGGGCGATCGTCATGGAGACGCAATCGGTCAATGCCGATCTCGAAGGCCGCCCGGTCGAATATTCGCGAACGCGCTTTGCCGCCGACCGGATGAAGCTCCGGATCGAGACTTGA
- the phnH gene encoding phosphonate C-P lyase system protein PhnH: MTAQSQIYSGAFADPVFEAQSVFRSLMDCFARPGTIGRLSTAAAPPAPLGEASGAVALTLCDHDTPVWLSPALSRSSAPKWIAFHTGAGVTETKDEARFAFFEKGAAVPGFDQFALGTQEYPDRSTTLVVEVEALEGGQPLIGRGPGIKNGIVIAPKGLPDVFLDLWAANRAIFPRGIDLVLTARQAALCLPRTTRLERE; the protein is encoded by the coding sequence ATGACCGCCCAATCGCAAATCTATAGCGGCGCATTCGCCGATCCCGTCTTCGAGGCGCAGTCCGTGTTCCGCAGCCTGATGGACTGCTTCGCCCGCCCGGGCACCATCGGCCGGCTTTCCACTGCTGCAGCCCCGCCGGCGCCGCTCGGAGAGGCAAGCGGAGCTGTCGCGCTCACGCTCTGCGACCATGACACGCCGGTCTGGCTATCGCCGGCGCTCTCCAGATCCTCGGCGCCGAAGTGGATCGCCTTTCACACCGGCGCCGGCGTCACCGAAACGAAGGACGAGGCCCGCTTTGCCTTCTTCGAGAAAGGCGCGGCCGTGCCGGGCTTCGACCAGTTCGCTCTCGGCACGCAGGAATATCCCGACCGTTCCACCACGCTCGTGGTCGAGGTGGAAGCGCTCGAAGGCGGGCAGCCGCTCATCGGCAGGGGACCGGGAATCAAGAACGGGATCGTCATCGCTCCGAAGGGCCTGCCCGACGTGTTCCTCGACCTCTGGGCGGCCAACCGGGCGATCTTTCCGCGCGGCATCGATCTCGTCCTTACGGCGCGCCAGGCAGCGCTTTGCCTGCCGCGCACCACCAGACTCGAGCGGGAGTAA